Proteins encoded in a region of the Rubrobacter aplysinae genome:
- a CDS encoding DEAD/DEAH box helicase family protein: MIELTYESGTLIASGAPAGELSGILPDGFVYDGRTEQWRAPAGAYRRTALGLRGSGVEFRDGAARFGPLELESRVALEPRPYQEEALAAWRSAGLRGVVVLPTGAGKTAVAVRAMERVGRSTLVVVPTLALMKQWYSVLSDAFEGSGLDRVGLLGGGYHEIQPVTVTTYDSAYIHAERYGDRFALVVYDEVHHLPSAKYALIPEMLVAPYSLGLTATPERADGGHEELSALVGEVCYRRSADEMAGTYLAPYELIRLPIQLTAHERYEYAQAETVYKDFLEKHRLPMRSPEDWQRFIMVASTGHSGGREALLAARRRRDIQAAAVRKTVTLETLLKRHWQERTIIFTKSVEEVYALSSRFLIPSLTYETPAKERKEILDRFREGRYRCIIASDVLNEGVDVPDANVAIILTGSGSHREYVQRLGRILRPGEDKRAILYELVTTGTGEEYASRRRRGQREGG; this comes from the coding sequence CTTACCTACGAATCGGGGACCCTGATCGCTTCGGGCGCGCCCGCCGGGGAGCTGTCCGGGATCTTACCGGATGGGTTCGTGTACGACGGCCGCACAGAGCAGTGGCGGGCCCCAGCGGGGGCCTACCGGCGGACCGCGCTCGGTCTGCGGGGCTCGGGGGTGGAGTTCCGGGACGGGGCGGCTCGCTTCGGGCCGCTGGAGCTGGAGTCCCGCGTCGCGCTGGAGCCCCGTCCATATCAGGAGGAGGCGCTCGCGGCGTGGCGGTCCGCCGGTCTGCGCGGCGTCGTCGTGCTGCCAACCGGTGCCGGAAAGACGGCCGTGGCGGTGCGGGCGATGGAGCGGGTCGGACGCAGCACGCTCGTCGTGGTGCCCACCCTGGCGCTTATGAAGCAGTGGTACTCCGTCCTTTCGGACGCTTTCGAAGGATCGGGGCTCGACCGGGTCGGGTTGCTCGGCGGCGGCTACCACGAGATACAGCCCGTCACCGTCACCACCTACGACTCCGCCTACATCCACGCCGAGCGTTACGGTGACCGCTTCGCCCTGGTCGTCTACGACGAGGTCCACCACCTGCCGTCTGCGAAATACGCCCTGATCCCCGAGATGCTCGTCGCACCGTACTCGCTGGGCCTCACCGCCACGCCCGAGCGGGCCGACGGCGGACACGAGGAGCTGTCGGCGCTGGTCGGAGAAGTTTGTTATCGGCGCTCGGCGGACGAGATGGCGGGTACTTACCTCGCGCCCTACGAGCTCATCCGGCTCCCGATACAGCTGACCGCCCACGAGCGATACGAGTACGCCCAGGCCGAGACGGTGTACAAAGATTTTCTGGAGAAGCACCGGCTACCGATGCGCTCACCCGAGGACTGGCAACGGTTCATCATGGTCGCCTCCACCGGGCATTCGGGAGGCAGGGAGGCGCTGCTGGCTGCGCGGCGGCGGCGGGACATACAAGCAGCGGCCGTGCGAAAGACTGTTACGCTGGAGACGCTCCTCAAACGCCACTGGCAGGAGCGCACCATCATATTCACCAAGAGCGTGGAGGAGGTATACGCCCTCTCATCGCGGTTCCTGATACCATCGCTCACCTACGAGACGCCGGCGAAGGAGCGGAAGGAGATCCTGGACCGCTTCCGCGAGGGCCGCTACCGCTGCATTATCGCCTCGGACGTCTTGAACGAGGGAGTGGACGTGCCGGATGCGAACGTCGCGATCATCCTCACCGGCTCGGGCTCCCACCGCGAGTACGTGCAGCGCCTCGGCCGCATCCTGCGCCCCGGAGAAGACAAGCGGGCCATCCTGTACGAGCTCGTCACCACCGGCACCGGCGAGGAGTACGCCTCCCGCCGCCGCAGAGGTCAGAGGGAGGGCGGATAG
- a CDS encoding DUF790 family protein, with protein sequence MLRGEHVMARLYRGRLQPHRLSASDERTTETAEAVCRLYEDHVGRPRRELEEAVSAAEEELGPRLDPRRGFKVVRALAKLLEERSEWSEPTVSDPYTLRTRIFELAAALPEPPATEPGLLGSPTRDDVLSQVARETGLEDPASAMFADRQGAQLLAGFDRPAPEELIDRYNVAQVQALLYSASALTVDLGAQADARLVFHYVKLLGLVYRLEPLDDGYRLTLDGPLSIFGGTRKYGLKLAKLLPGLLLTSPWSLSADVAWKGRQAELALNSEKSGLRGHYRGPQDLEPDDGGVREAFEKAWERAKGTGEWELEEAPGIIPFPERRTALVPDFTIRDAETGKTAHLEILGFWTETQLIERAAMIRAARVKGHRLLVAASDRLGPSRETLEEAAGGEVILFKNRLDPRDVLAALQETDGQSFADT encoded by the coding sequence GTGCTCCGCGGCGAGCACGTCATGGCCCGCCTCTACCGGGGACGCCTGCAGCCCCACCGACTCTCGGCCTCCGACGAGCGAACCACGGAGACGGCGGAGGCGGTGTGCCGGCTGTACGAGGACCACGTCGGACGCCCGCGCCGGGAGCTCGAGGAGGCGGTCTCCGCCGCAGAAGAGGAGCTGGGGCCACGCCTGGACCCGCGCCGGGGCTTCAAGGTGGTGCGGGCGCTCGCCAAGCTGCTAGAGGAGAGATCCGAGTGGTCCGAACCCACCGTGTCCGACCCGTACACGCTACGCACCCGCATATTCGAGCTTGCCGCCGCCCTACCCGAGCCTCCCGCTACCGAGCCCGGTCTGCTCGGCTCCCCCACCCGCGACGACGTCCTCTCCCAGGTCGCCCGCGAGACGGGGCTTGAGGACCCCGCGTCCGCGATGTTCGCTGACCGCCAGGGTGCGCAACTGCTGGCGGGCTTCGACCGTCCCGCACCAGAGGAGCTAATAGACCGCTACAACGTGGCCCAGGTGCAGGCGCTGCTCTACTCCGCGAGCGCCCTCACAGTGGACCTCGGGGCGCAGGCGGACGCCCGGCTCGTCTTCCACTACGTCAAGCTGCTCGGCCTCGTGTACCGACTGGAGCCGCTGGACGACGGCTACCGGCTTACCCTGGACGGGCCGCTCTCCATCTTCGGCGGCACCCGCAAGTACGGCCTAAAGCTCGCAAAGCTCCTACCGGGGCTGCTGCTAACCTCACCCTGGAGCCTCTCGGCGGACGTCGCCTGGAAGGGCCGGCAGGCCGAGCTCGCGCTGAACTCCGAGAAGAGCGGTTTGCGCGGGCATTACCGGGGCCCGCAGGACCTGGAGCCCGATGACGGCGGTGTGCGCGAGGCTTTCGAGAAGGCGTGGGAGCGGGCGAAGGGCACCGGAGAGTGGGAGCTAGAGGAGGCGCCGGGGATAATCCCGTTCCCCGAGCGTCGCACCGCACTGGTGCCGGACTTTACGATACGCGACGCGGAGACGGGCAAGACGGCGCATCTGGAGATACTCGGCTTCTGGACGGAGACGCAGCTGATAGAGCGGGCGGCCATGATCCGGGCCGCCAGGGTTAAAGGCCACCGGCTGCTCGTGGCCGCCTCCGACCGGCTCGGCCCCTCCCGCGAGACGCTGGAGGAGGCCGCCGGCGGAGAGGTGATCCTCTTCAAGAATCGCCTCGATCCGCGCGACGTGCTGGCTGCGCTGCAGGAGACGGACGGCCAGAGCTTTGCCGACACCTGA
- a CDS encoding alcohol dehydrogenase family protein codes for MKAVLLTGHGGPEKLEYREDVPATEPAGGEVLVEVGATGVNNTDLWTRRGLYGSESDPQSTGGWRRDRPMRFPRIQGMDIAGRIAEVGEGVPQARIGERVLVDPVVYAGEGRERLAEADMIGSERDGGFAGYVAVPAPNAYVVDTSLTDEELATFPTAYLTAEGMLNRARVGQDETLLVTGASGGVGSALLQLARVRGARTVALVGSGKEERARELGAEAVITRGDEDLSESVSEAMEGLGVDVVADVVGGEAFSEILRSLRPFGRYVTAGAIAGPLVGLDLRTLYLKQLELIGSTAGTHEEFADLVGYVERGGIKPLLAGVYPLSRINEAQKEFEEKSFFGKLVVSPG; via the coding sequence GTGAAGGCCGTATTACTGACCGGACACGGAGGGCCGGAGAAGCTGGAGTACCGGGAAGACGTGCCCGCTACAGAGCCCGCCGGCGGCGAGGTCCTGGTGGAGGTCGGCGCGACGGGCGTCAACAACACCGACCTCTGGACCCGCAGGGGCCTTTACGGTTCCGAGAGCGACCCGCAGTCCACGGGAGGCTGGCGCCGCGACCGGCCGATGCGGTTCCCCCGGATACAGGGCATGGACATCGCCGGGCGTATAGCGGAGGTGGGCGAGGGCGTGCCGCAGGCTCGCATCGGCGAGCGGGTGCTAGTGGACCCGGTGGTCTACGCCGGAGAGGGGAGGGAGAGGCTCGCGGAGGCAGACATGATAGGCAGCGAGCGTGACGGAGGCTTCGCCGGGTACGTAGCCGTGCCCGCCCCTAACGCCTACGTCGTAGACACTTCCTTGACCGACGAGGAGCTCGCCACCTTCCCCACAGCCTACCTCACCGCCGAAGGCATGCTGAACCGCGCCCGGGTGGGGCAAGACGAGACGCTGCTGGTCACCGGCGCCTCCGGCGGGGTGGGATCCGCCCTGTTGCAGCTCGCGCGGGTCCGGGGCGCTAGAACGGTGGCGCTCGTGGGGAGCGGCAAGGAGGAGCGGGCGCGAGAGCTCGGTGCGGAGGCCGTGATCACGCGCGGCGACGAGGATCTCTCCGAGTCGGTATCCGAGGCTATGGAGGGCCTTGGGGTAGACGTGGTGGCGGACGTTGTCGGCGGCGAGGCTTTCTCCGAGATTCTCAGGTCGCTCAGGCCCTTCGGACGGTACGTGACCGCCGGGGCCATCGCGGGGCCTCTGGTGGGCCTGGATCTCCGCACCCTGTACCTGAAGCAACTGGAGCTGATCGGGTCCACCGCGGGCACCCATGAGGAGTTCGCCGACCTGGTGGGCTACGTGGAGCGCGGTGGGATAAAGCCTCTGCTGGCAGGCGTGTACCCGCTTTCGCGGATAAACGAGGCTCAGAAGGAGTTCGAGGAGAAAAGCTTTTTCGGCAAGCTGGTTGTCTCGCCCGGATAG
- a CDS encoding glycoside hydrolase family 16 protein: MLAAGGGCAGPNEPEAVISGFSPATGTYHAGETAASSVRVENTGSERRTFWVGYSVRDDAGEWHDAPFAPVTLDPGEGSSLLRREWEIPAGSLLTTGPYTVKMAVWDGRPGDGDAARLAEAEEEDAFDVRLFRDGLDDLDGGRWETVGRRLGRSRLAPENVTADGRLGITIPGGTLDGGAIRSEEPYRYGTYHARLRAPDAPSSITAFFLYAAPDYEKEIDVEIYNDGSRRVMFSVYTPTYTQDGALEKEPTYTETRKLPFDPSGGFHEYRFDFYPQKVTFYVDGEPFGSWSGDTPREPMRLWVNTWFPDWLSGERPEGDRNTYVDWIQH; the protein is encoded by the coding sequence GTGCTCGCCGCCGGAGGTGGTTGCGCGGGCCCGAACGAACCGGAGGCCGTGATCTCCGGTTTCTCCCCGGCGACTGGCACGTACCATGCCGGAGAAACCGCCGCCTCCTCGGTCAGGGTCGAGAACACGGGCTCCGAACGCCGGACCTTCTGGGTCGGCTACAGCGTGCGCGACGACGCCGGAGAGTGGCACGACGCGCCCTTCGCCCCCGTTACCCTGGACCCCGGAGAGGGCTCCTCATTGCTGCGGCGGGAGTGGGAGATTCCGGCGGGCTCTCTGCTTACCACCGGCCCCTATACGGTGAAGATGGCCGTCTGGGACGGCCGACCCGGAGACGGAGACGCCGCCCGGCTGGCGGAGGCCGAGGAGGAAGACGCGTTCGACGTCCGGCTCTTCCGGGACGGACTCGACGACCTGGACGGCGGGCGCTGGGAGACCGTAGGTCGTAGGCTGGGGCGGAGCCGCTTGGCCCCGGAGAACGTCACCGCGGACGGGAGGCTCGGGATCACGATCCCCGGGGGCACGCTTGACGGGGGTGCGATCCGGTCGGAGGAGCCGTACCGTTACGGCACCTATCACGCCCGGCTACGGGCCCCGGATGCGCCGTCCTCGATCACGGCCTTCTTCCTCTACGCCGCCCCGGATTACGAGAAGGAGATAGACGTAGAGATCTACAACGACGGCTCCCGCAGGGTCATGTTCAGCGTCTACACTCCCACCTACACCCAAGACGGGGCCCTGGAGAAAGAGCCGACGTACACAGAGACTAGAAAGCTCCCCTTCGACCCCTCCGGAGGGTTCCACGAGTACCGCTTCGACTTCTACCCGCAAAAGGTTACCTTCTACGTGGATGGAGAGCCGTTTGGGAGCTGGAGCGGGGATACACCACGCGAGCCCATGCGCCTCTGGGTAAACACCTGGTTCCCTGACTGGCTCTCCGGCGAGAGGCCGGAGGGAGATCGCAACACCTACGTGGACTGGATCCAGCACTGA
- a CDS encoding EAL domain-containing protein codes for MEFWRVADPIHSTIDATWDLRLILLSYLVACVASYTALDLADRVIKTRHPGIRRIWLASGAFAMGVGIWSMHFTGMLAFDMEMSVSYGWPLTLLSMLVAILAACFALFIVSRENFGRHNLLLGGSVMGVGIVSMHYIGMGAMRMPATLSYSPSLVGLSVLIAVAASLAALYLASRFSRGTVRASRLILFKLASGAIMGGAIVGMHYTGMWAAIFTPTGGSASEGASQVLLGTAIGVVTLIILGIALIASMVDRRFALQAEYLEASERRYESLFEHNPDAVFVMDLEGSFTSVNRSAVELFGYTEDELLRSRGKDFVVPESLEELRECFDSTVRGEPQNFEAAIFTKDGRRVQLNFTYTPMILEESIRGVYGIGKDVTKRKELETELERQATSDPLTALPNRTLFMDRMRQALGRASRSEYLLAVLFLDLDNFKYVNDSLGHEVGDRLLIEVSRRLRDSLRETDTAARIGGDEFAVLLEQLEDEAGAVRVARRISESLSEPIFIDGRELPASFSIGITLGGSGGEDREELLGDADTAMYRAKQKGKNRYEMFQPELKDEARTRLELENDLRYAIDNDQLTVHYQPKVWVEDGSINEVEALVRWERPGHGTVSPAEFIPVAEESGLIKPLGRQVLEEACRQTKAWQERYGWEELTICVNVSPQQFSDAVVVEDVSRALRSTGISPQAVTLEVTESMVMEDTESNMGTLQALKGLGIGISIDDFGKGYSSMTQLKGLPVDTLKIDRAFIDGLEHSSGSIAITNTIITLGRDLGLKVVAEGVETVEQLSNLQELGCDLAQGFYFSRPLPDPEMAGLLESRAPLGKDDVRRATKAYGYFAQAKRASEKAELLNRAVSASMEGVVITDHRGPDSPIIYLNEMFEKMTGYSAEDALGYNCRFLHGDDRAQPELYGLRDAIEAGREHTCVLRNYRKDGTLFWNELRVAPVYDGGGTLTNYIGVQNDVTELVREREELRKSESQLRTILLENATDVVLILDAEGTIRHTIPTLEPLLGHRPEGLIGTPVLGNVHPDDVHRLRKSLHGVLDHDGSLPPQEFRYRHANGSWRTLKTTARNLLDEPSVGGIVINVRDISHKPTPEGSGEAVPGAGLYARTRKP; via the coding sequence TTGGAGTTTTGGCGGGTAGCGGATCCGATACACTCGACGATAGACGCCACCTGGGATCTCAGGCTGATCCTGCTCTCGTACCTCGTTGCCTGCGTGGCGTCTTATACGGCGTTGGATCTCGCGGACAGGGTCATCAAGACCCGGCACCCGGGCATCCGCCGAATCTGGCTGGCGAGCGGGGCCTTCGCCATGGGGGTCGGCATCTGGTCCATGCACTTCACCGGGATGCTGGCCTTCGACATGGAGATGTCCGTGTCTTACGGTTGGCCCCTGACCCTGCTCTCGATGCTGGTCGCGATCCTCGCCGCCTGCTTCGCGCTGTTCATAGTAAGCCGCGAAAACTTCGGCAGGCACAACCTGCTCCTCGGCGGCTCCGTAATGGGGGTCGGCATTGTGTCCATGCACTACATCGGCATGGGGGCGATGAGGATGCCGGCGACCCTGAGCTACTCCCCGAGCCTCGTCGGGCTCTCGGTGCTGATCGCGGTCGCGGCCTCGCTTGCCGCCCTCTATCTGGCATCCCGCTTTAGCCGGGGCACCGTCAGGGCCTCCAGACTGATATTATTCAAGCTCGCGAGCGGCGCGATCATGGGCGGCGCCATCGTGGGCATGCACTACACCGGCATGTGGGCGGCCATATTCACGCCAACCGGAGGATCGGCGAGCGAAGGCGCGAGCCAGGTCCTGCTCGGGACCGCGATCGGGGTGGTAACGCTCATAATCCTCGGTATCGCCCTGATAGCCTCGATGGTGGACCGTAGGTTCGCGCTCCAGGCCGAGTACCTGGAGGCCAGCGAGCGGCGCTACGAGTCGCTCTTCGAGCACAACCCGGATGCGGTCTTCGTCATGGATCTCGAGGGGAGCTTCACCAGCGTAAACCGATCCGCGGTAGAGCTCTTCGGCTATACGGAGGACGAGCTGCTCCGGTCCCGGGGTAAGGACTTCGTCGTGCCGGAGAGCCTGGAAGAGCTCCGGGAGTGCTTCGACAGTACCGTCCGTGGCGAGCCGCAGAACTTCGAGGCCGCTATCTTCACCAAAGACGGCCGCCGCGTGCAGCTAAACTTCACCTACACGCCCATGATCCTGGAGGAGAGCATCAGGGGCGTCTACGGTATAGGCAAGGACGTAACGAAGCGCAAGGAGCTCGAGACGGAGCTGGAGCGCCAGGCCACCAGCGATCCCCTGACGGCCCTGCCGAACCGGACCCTCTTCATGGACCGGATGAGGCAGGCGCTGGGCCGGGCCTCCCGGAGCGAGTATCTTTTGGCCGTGCTCTTCCTGGACCTCGACAACTTCAAGTACGTGAACGACAGCCTCGGCCACGAAGTCGGGGACCGGCTGCTCATCGAGGTCTCCCGGCGCTTGCGGGACTCTCTGCGGGAGACGGACACCGCCGCCCGTATCGGGGGCGACGAGTTCGCCGTGCTGCTGGAGCAGCTCGAGGACGAGGCCGGGGCCGTGCGGGTGGCGCGGAGGATCTCCGAGAGCCTGTCGGAGCCGATCTTCATAGACGGCCGCGAGCTGCCGGCGTCATTTAGTATAGGCATAACCCTTGGCGGGTCCGGCGGAGAGGACCGGGAAGAACTCCTCGGCGACGCCGACACCGCGATGTACCGGGCCAAGCAGAAGGGCAAGAACCGCTACGAGATGTTCCAGCCGGAGCTCAAGGACGAGGCCAGAACGCGGCTGGAGCTTGAGAACGACCTCCGGTACGCCATAGACAACGATCAGCTCACCGTCCACTACCAGCCGAAGGTGTGGGTCGAGGACGGCAGCATCAACGAGGTGGAAGCCCTGGTGCGCTGGGAGCGTCCCGGACACGGCACGGTATCCCCGGCGGAGTTCATCCCGGTGGCCGAGGAGAGCGGGCTGATCAAACCCCTCGGACGCCAGGTGCTAGAGGAGGCCTGCCGCCAGACCAAAGCGTGGCAGGAAAGATACGGGTGGGAGGAGCTAACGATCTGCGTGAACGTCTCCCCCCAGCAGTTCTCGGACGCCGTGGTGGTCGAGGACGTCTCACGGGCGCTGCGGAGTACGGGCATTAGCCCGCAGGCCGTAACGCTGGAGGTTACCGAGAGCATGGTCATGGAGGATACGGAGTCCAACATGGGCACCCTCCAGGCTTTGAAGGGTCTGGGGATCGGGATCTCGATAGACGACTTCGGCAAGGGCTACTCTTCCATGACCCAGCTCAAGGGTCTCCCGGTGGACACCCTGAAGATAGATCGGGCCTTCATAGACGGCCTCGAGCACAGCTCCGGCAGCATAGCCATCACCAACACGATTATTACCCTGGGCCGGGATCTGGGCCTGAAGGTCGTCGCAGAGGGCGTCGAGACCGTCGAGCAGTTGTCGAACCTGCAAGAGCTGGGGTGCGATCTCGCCCAGGGCTTCTACTTCTCGAGGCCCCTGCCGGACCCCGAGATGGCCGGGCTGCTGGAGAGCCGGGCCCCGCTCGGGAAAGACGACGTCCGGCGGGCCACGAAGGCTTACGGCTACTTCGCCCAGGCCAAAAGGGCCTCGGAGAAGGCGGAGCTGCTCAACCGCGCGGTCTCCGCCAGCATGGAGGGCGTCGTCATAACGGACCACAGGGGGCCGGATAGCCCCATAATCTATCTCAACGAGATGTTCGAGAAGATGACCGGCTATTCGGCGGAGGACGCTCTAGGCTACAACTGCCGCTTTCTGCACGGCGACGACCGGGCCCAGCCGGAGTTGTACGGTCTACGAGATGCGATCGAAGCCGGCAGGGAACACACCTGCGTCCTGCGCAATTACCGCAAGGACGGCACCCTGTTCTGGAATGAGCTCCGGGTCGCGCCCGTGTACGACGGCGGGGGCACCCTCACCAACTACATCGGGGTCCAGAACGACGTCACCGAGCTCGTCCGGGAGCGCGAGGAGCTGCGCAAGAGCGAGAGCCAGCTCCGAACCATACTGCTCGAAAACGCCACGGACGTGGTCCTCATACTCGACGCCGAAGGTACGATCCGGCACACGATCCCGACCCTAGAGCCGCTGCTAGGCCACCGGCCGGAGGGCCTGATCGGGACCCCGGTCCTCGGAAACGTACACCCGGACGACGTGCACCGCCTCCGGAAGTCGCTGCACGGGGTGCTGGACCACGACGGGAGCCTCCCGCCGCAGGAGTTCAGGTACCGCCACGCCAACGGCTCCTGGCGGACCCTCAAGACCACCGCGCGCAACCTCCTGGACGAGCCGAGCGTCGGCGGCATCGTGATAAACGTGCGCGACATCTCCCACAAGCCGACCCCCGAGGGCTCCGGCGAGGCGGTCCCCGGCGCCGGACTCTACGCCAGAACCCGCAAGCCTTAG
- a CDS encoding adenosylhomocysteinase: protein MIKDSVIKDPSLASKGRLKIDWAAQHSPVLNTIFKNQLADGALSGKKVAMCIHLEAKTAYLAQLMNEAGAEVTVAGSNPLSTQDDVCAALAEQGVRVFATHDPSDEEFEQYLEQTIETAPEIMVDDGAELVGRMIEKRPDLLDNVIGASEETTTGILKLKAMDAEDVLPFPVLAANDALCKHMFDNRYGTGHSSLSSLMYNTNLFISGKTVVVMGFGWVGRGLAKYAKGMGARTIVCEPDPVKLLEAYAEGYEIQNSLDAAEIGDIFVTGTGNLKVLNSEHFERMKTGAILANAGHYDHEIDVAWLEENAKAEREVRNNITEFEMPDGRNIHVIVKGRLVNLAGGDGHPVEIMDLTFAVQALAAHHLAKNSKDIPSGLQPIPAELDQLVASTKLDTLGVVPETRTEEQEAYQTSWR, encoded by the coding sequence ATGATCAAGGATTCCGTGATCAAGGACCCTTCGCTCGCGTCGAAGGGGCGACTGAAGATTGACTGGGCCGCCCAGCATTCGCCGGTTCTTAACACCATCTTCAAGAACCAGCTCGCCGACGGGGCGCTCTCGGGCAAGAAGGTCGCAATGTGCATCCATCTGGAGGCTAAGACCGCCTACCTGGCGCAGCTAATGAACGAGGCCGGGGCCGAGGTAACCGTCGCCGGCTCGAACCCGCTCTCGACCCAGGACGACGTGTGCGCCGCCCTCGCCGAGCAGGGTGTGCGGGTCTTCGCCACCCACGACCCATCGGACGAGGAGTTCGAGCAGTACCTGGAGCAGACCATCGAGACCGCGCCGGAGATCATGGTCGACGACGGCGCCGAGCTGGTCGGGCGCATGATCGAGAAGCGCCCGGACCTACTCGATAACGTGATCGGGGCCTCCGAGGAGACCACGACCGGCATCCTGAAGCTAAAGGCGATGGACGCCGAGGACGTGCTGCCGTTCCCGGTGCTCGCGGCGAACGACGCGCTGTGCAAGCACATGTTCGACAACCGTTACGGCACGGGCCACTCCTCGCTCTCTAGCCTGATGTACAACACCAACCTGTTTATCTCCGGCAAGACGGTCGTGGTGATGGGCTTTGGTTGGGTCGGCCGCGGCCTCGCCAAGTACGCCAAGGGCATGGGAGCCCGCACCATCGTGTGCGAGCCCGACCCGGTAAAGCTGCTAGAAGCCTACGCCGAGGGGTACGAGATCCAGAACTCTCTCGACGCCGCCGAGATCGGGGACATCTTCGTCACCGGTACGGGTAACCTCAAGGTCCTGAACTCCGAGCACTTCGAGCGCATGAAGACCGGCGCGATTCTGGCTAACGCTGGACACTACGATCACGAGATAGACGTCGCCTGGCTGGAGGAGAACGCAAAGGCCGAGCGCGAGGTGCGTAACAACATCACCGAGTTCGAGATGCCCGACGGCCGCAACATCCACGTCATCGTCAAGGGCCGGCTCGTGAACCTCGCTGGTGGAGATGGTCATCCCGTGGAGATCATGGACCTTACCTTCGCCGTGCAGGCGCTCGCCGCCCACCACCTGGCGAAGAACTCCAAAGACATCCCCTCCGGCCTTCAGCCCATCCCGGCCGAGCTCGACCAGCTGGTAGCCTCAACCAAGCTCGACACCCTCGGTGTGGTACCCGAGACCCGCACCGAGGAGCAGGAAGCGTACCAGACCAGCTGGCGCTAA
- a CDS encoding glycerophosphodiester phosphodiesterase: MDTRRYIMAVGLILLLTAVAVLVAVAAFRRDEALAVGEEWPRNVAHRGASAAAPENTLEAFREARASGAGGLETDVHLSRDGHVVAIHDEMLGRTTDGSGAVRDRTLEELRSLDAGYRFAPDDTPGDTAPGGAKESHPYRGQGVRIPTLREVLREFPGMTVNLDIKEDQAGIERAVLQEIDRAGARDRVLVASQDGGLISRFRLLSGVGEGPHVATAASKWEVARFYAFSLLRLEGLLDPPYDSLQVPVEYGGVEFATGRFVEAAHARGVRVDIWTIDEPRRMLRLLELGADSIMTNRPGELRRALKAWDGVDTGYSRGS; encoded by the coding sequence GTGGACACGAGGCGCTACATAATGGCGGTGGGCCTGATCCTCTTGTTGACCGCGGTCGCGGTGCTCGTGGCAGTAGCCGCTTTCCGCCGGGACGAGGCTCTCGCAGTAGGGGAGGAGTGGCCGCGCAACGTGGCACATCGCGGAGCCTCGGCGGCCGCGCCGGAGAACACTCTGGAGGCTTTCCGGGAGGCGCGGGCCTCCGGCGCCGGGGGCCTGGAAACGGACGTGCACCTTTCGAGGGACGGCCACGTGGTCGCCATCCACGATGAGATGCTGGGGCGCACGACAGATGGCTCGGGGGCGGTGCGCGACAGAACGCTGGAGGAGCTGCGCTCGCTGGACGCGGGTTACCGATTCGCGCCGGACGACACACCCGGAGACACGGCGCCCGGCGGCGCGAAAGAGAGTCACCCGTACCGCGGCCAGGGGGTGCGCATACCGACGCTGCGGGAAGTGCTACGGGAGTTCCCCGGCATGACGGTGAACCTGGATATAAAAGAGGACCAAGCCGGAATCGAGCGGGCCGTGCTGCAGGAGATAGACCGCGCCGGAGCCCGGGACCGCGTGCTCGTAGCTTCCCAGGATGGGGGCTTGATCTCCCGCTTCCGCCTGCTCTCCGGCGTCGGCGAGGGCCCTCATGTGGCGACCGCCGCGTCCAAGTGGGAGGTCGCCAGATTCTACGCGTTTAGCCTGCTCCGGCTCGAAGGGCTCCTCGACCCGCCCTACGACTCCCTGCAGGTCCCGGTGGAGTACGGGGGAGTGGAGTTCGCGACCGGACGGTTCGTGGAGGCCGCCCACGCCCGCGGCGTCCGGGTCGACATCTGGACGATAGACGAGCCCCGACGGATGCTCCGGCTGCTGGAGCTGGGCGCGGACTCCATAATGACCAACCGTCCCGGCGAGCTGCGCCGGGCGCTGAAAGCCTGGGACGGAGTGGATACCGGATACAGTAGGGGCAGCTAA